Proteins found in one Subtercola endophyticus genomic segment:
- a CDS encoding undecaprenyl-diphosphate phosphatase, which yields MSQLSYLEAIVMGVVQGISELFPISSLGHSILIPAIVGGSWATDMNVSAPDSPYLAFIVGLHVATAFALIVFFRKDWARIIVGLGTSIRYRRIGTGPERLAWLLIIATIPVAIAGLLLDHVFRTVLGVPMIAAIFLTLNGFVLLLGERFRRRSQELESRSDADNADNADYVNNANDADDVDNDTDAEVDVAVSRLSALRAVGVGASQILALLPGISRSGVSMVGGMAAGLTHREAARFSFLLATPVILAAGVLKLPDLFGPMGQGIQGQVLAGAIASFVSALLAVGFLDRYFRTRTLTPFAIYSLAVGLGCIVFFAVR from the coding sequence ATGAGCCAACTCAGCTATCTCGAAGCGATTGTCATGGGTGTCGTGCAGGGAATCTCGGAGCTGTTCCCCATTTCGAGTCTGGGGCATTCGATCTTGATTCCCGCGATCGTGGGTGGTTCGTGGGCCACCGACATGAACGTGTCAGCGCCCGACTCGCCCTACCTCGCCTTCATTGTCGGATTGCACGTCGCTACGGCGTTCGCGCTCATCGTTTTCTTTCGCAAAGACTGGGCGCGCATCATCGTCGGGCTGGGCACGTCGATTCGATATCGACGCATCGGCACGGGCCCTGAGCGGCTCGCCTGGCTGCTCATCATCGCCACGATTCCGGTGGCGATCGCCGGCCTGCTGCTCGACCATGTGTTCAGAACGGTGCTCGGCGTGCCGATGATCGCGGCGATCTTTCTGACTCTCAACGGGTTCGTTCTGCTACTCGGTGAGCGGTTTCGTCGCCGGTCACAAGAGCTCGAGAGCCGAAGCGACGCAGACAACGCCGACAACGCAGACTACGTAAACAACGCAAACGACGCTGACGACGTAGACAACGACACCGACGCCGAAGTGGATGTCGCGGTCAGCCGCCTCAGCGCTCTGCGAGCTGTCGGCGTGGGAGCCTCGCAGATTCTTGCGCTGCTGCCCGGCATCAGCCGGTCAGGGGTCTCGATGGTGGGCGGAATGGCCGCGGGGCTCACCCACCGCGAGGCGGCACGGTTCTCGTTTCTGCTGGCGACCCCGGTCATCCTCGCCGCCGGAGTACTGAAGCTGCCCGATCTGTTCGGGCCCATGGGCCAGGGCATCCAGGGTCAGGTTCTCGCCGGAGCGATCGCCTCGTTCGTCAGTGCGCTGCTCGCTGTGGGCTTTCTCGACCGCTACTTTCGCACCCGCACGCTGACGCCCTTCGCCATCTACAGTCTCGCCGTCGGCCTCGGGTGCATCGTCTTCTTCGCGGTGCGCTGA
- a CDS encoding adenosylhomocysteinase: MSETTSEQTNEQARLADEGEARLGWIRSRMHLLREVRERFEQTRPFEGKTIGVGLHTEPKTAVLFETLAAGGATVVGTGNHGSTQDDIVAALATKGITIYGKRSDTLDEHIGNLNRTLDARPDILLDNGADLALLAADRGLTGAIVGGTEETTSGGLRLRDEGRGRIPFPVLVINDSPLKAIAENRHAVGQSTVESFMRITNLQIPGRRFVVVGYGWCGRGVTQYLRSLGGKVAVVDSDELKAFEALYDGYRVGTIEDLAPWAEVVITATGHPNVLQPHVFETLADGAVIGNVGHFPWEIDVPALKQLATKVTPVATALEQIDLPNGRHLVLIADGRMFNLAGTQPKGNSIESMDLGFMLQALSLERVALRAGELEPGAQPIPDDLNRYIAGRVLSVLGASR, translated from the coding sequence ATGAGCGAAACGACGAGCGAACAGACGAACGAACAGGCGCGACTGGCCGACGAGGGCGAGGCCCGCCTCGGCTGGATCCGGTCGCGTATGCACCTGCTGCGCGAAGTGCGCGAGCGCTTCGAGCAGACACGGCCGTTCGAGGGCAAGACCATCGGAGTCGGCCTGCACACCGAGCCGAAGACGGCGGTTCTCTTCGAAACCCTCGCCGCAGGGGGCGCAACCGTCGTAGGCACGGGCAATCACGGCTCGACCCAAGACGACATCGTCGCTGCTCTCGCGACCAAGGGCATCACCATCTACGGCAAACGCTCCGACACCCTCGACGAGCACATCGGCAACCTGAACAGAACCCTCGACGCCCGGCCCGACATTCTGCTCGACAACGGCGCCGACCTGGCCCTTCTCGCAGCCGACCGCGGGCTCACCGGTGCGATCGTCGGCGGCACAGAAGAGACCACCTCGGGCGGGCTGCGGCTTCGCGACGAGGGCCGCGGCCGCATCCCTTTTCCCGTACTCGTGATCAACGACAGCCCGCTCAAAGCCATCGCCGAGAACAGGCATGCCGTGGGGCAGAGCACCGTCGAGAGCTTCATGCGCATCACGAACCTGCAGATTCCCGGGCGACGGTTCGTCGTCGTCGGGTACGGCTGGTGCGGCCGAGGCGTGACGCAGTACCTGCGCTCCCTCGGCGGCAAGGTGGCGGTCGTCGACTCCGACGAACTGAAGGCCTTCGAAGCGCTCTACGACGGTTACCGCGTGGGCACCATCGAAGACCTCGCACCCTGGGCCGAAGTCGTGATCACAGCGACCGGGCACCCGAACGTTCTGCAGCCGCACGTGTTCGAGACGCTCGCCGACGGTGCCGTCATCGGCAACGTGGGTCATTTTCCGTGGGAGATCGACGTGCCCGCGCTCAAGCAGCTCGCCACGAAGGTGACTCCCGTCGCCACCGCGCTCGAGCAGATCGACCTGCCCAACGGCCGCCACCTCGTTCTCATCGCCGACGGGCGCATGTTCAACCTCGCCGGAACCCAGCCGAAAGGCAACTCCATCGAGTCGATGGATCTCGGCTTCATGCTGCAGGCCCTTTCGCTTGAGCGAGTGGCGTTGCGTGCCGGTGAGCTCGAGCCTGGCGCTCAGCCGATTCCCGACGATCTCAACCGGTACATCGCCGGGCGGGTACTGAGCGTTCTCGGCGCCTCGCGGTAA
- a CDS encoding VTT domain-containing protein, with amino-acid sequence MNILNPTALLEGAGPWVMVVVMVIVFIETGLLFPFLPGDTLVFTAALLSVPLGLPLWVLVLGTAVAAILGDQTGYHIGKRFGPRLFKPDARIFKTRYLNEADAFFTKYGGRSLVLARFVPIVRTYVPPVVGMSKLPFRTFLAWNTIGGLAWALILTLAGYFLGGIPLVANNVEIIAVIIAVVSIGPVVVSFVRNQRKSRQAAHEAEQEKAEQEKA; translated from the coding sequence GTGAACATTCTCAATCCGACCGCGTTGCTCGAGGGCGCGGGGCCGTGGGTGATGGTCGTCGTCATGGTGATCGTCTTCATCGAGACCGGCCTGCTGTTTCCTTTTCTGCCCGGCGACACGCTCGTCTTCACCGCGGCACTGCTCTCGGTGCCGCTCGGCTTGCCGCTCTGGGTGCTCGTGCTGGGTACCGCGGTCGCCGCGATTCTCGGCGACCAGACCGGATACCATATCGGCAAGCGCTTCGGCCCGCGGCTATTCAAACCGGATGCTCGCATCTTCAAGACGCGTTATCTGAACGAAGCCGACGCCTTCTTCACGAAATACGGCGGACGGTCTCTCGTGCTCGCCCGGTTCGTACCGATCGTGCGCACCTACGTACCGCCCGTCGTCGGCATGTCGAAACTGCCGTTTCGCACCTTTCTCGCCTGGAACACGATCGGCGGCCTTGCCTGGGCGCTCATCTTGACCCTCGCCGGGTACTTTCTCGGCGGCATCCCCCTCGTTGCGAACAACGTCGAGATCATCGCCGTGATCATCGCCGTCGTCTCGATCGGCCCGGTGGTCGTCTCGTTCGTCCGCAACCAGCGCAAGAGTCGCCAGGCGGCGCACGAGGCAGAACAGGAGAAGGCAGAACAGGAGAAGGCCTAG
- a CDS encoding MarR family winged helix-turn-helix transcriptional regulator, translated as MPDDDAPLPPTRLRDLAQWQVSKVSTLGARLTATRMPLHGRADFAILAALDEYGALSQAELGRRLGLDRNDVNGVINRLASAHQVVRKTDPTDRRRNIITLTAAGAVYLAELEAHADDVQHELLHALDDDEQRQLRDLLAKLLAGHTPQPA; from the coding sequence ATGCCCGACGACGACGCACCGCTCCCTCCCACTCGCCTGCGCGACCTCGCGCAGTGGCAGGTGAGCAAAGTCTCCACACTCGGTGCGCGATTGACCGCGACCCGTATGCCGCTGCACGGCCGCGCCGACTTCGCCATCCTCGCTGCCCTCGACGAGTACGGGGCTCTCAGTCAGGCCGAGCTCGGTCGACGACTCGGTCTCGACAGGAACGACGTCAATGGCGTCATCAACCGACTCGCGTCGGCCCACCAGGTGGTGCGCAAAACCGACCCGACTGATCGGCGTCGCAACATCATCACCCTCACCGCAGCCGGCGCTGTGTATCTCGCCGAGCTCGAAGCACACGCCGACGACGTGCAGCACGAGCTGCTGCACGCTCTCGACGATGACGAGCAGCGGCAGCTGCGTGACCTCCTCGCCAAGCTCCTCGCCGGTCATACTCCTCAACCCGCCTGA
- a CDS encoding helix-turn-helix transcriptional regulator, translating into MNSPELAGFLRTRREALQPEDVGLSRGPRRRANGLRREEVAELAGMSTDYYARLERSNAPEPSEQMIAAIARALRLSLPERDHLFQLTGHTAPTRAQRSDHINPGLMRVLDRLHDTPAQVMNSMGETLAQTPLAVALLGDQTGFRGDRRSNVYRWFTEPESRFIYPESDHERLGRVFVAQHRAVVTRHGSASPAGALARRLADQIPEFAAIWAEHEIGLIHSDDKRLDHPEVGELSLHCQVLLDPDQEQCLLIFTATPGTESYERLHLLSVIGALQLNESALLD; encoded by the coding sequence ATGAACAGCCCTGAACTGGCCGGCTTTCTGCGCACCCGCAGAGAGGCGCTGCAACCCGAAGACGTGGGCCTGTCGCGTGGACCTCGGCGAAGAGCGAACGGATTGCGGCGCGAAGAAGTCGCCGAGCTCGCGGGAATGTCGACGGATTACTACGCACGCCTCGAGCGCAGCAACGCACCCGAGCCTTCCGAACAGATGATCGCAGCGATCGCCCGCGCCCTTCGTCTCTCCCTGCCCGAGCGTGATCATCTGTTCCAGCTCACCGGCCACACCGCGCCGACCAGGGCGCAGCGCAGCGACCACATCAATCCGGGGCTGATGCGAGTTCTCGACCGACTGCACGACACCCCCGCTCAGGTGATGAACAGCATGGGTGAGACACTCGCGCAGACACCACTGGCCGTAGCTCTGCTCGGCGACCAGACGGGGTTTCGAGGCGATAGGCGAAGCAATGTCTACCGCTGGTTCACCGAGCCGGAAAGCCGCTTCATCTACCCGGAGTCGGATCACGAGCGCCTCGGCCGCGTGTTCGTCGCCCAGCACCGCGCCGTCGTCACACGACACGGATCCGCCTCCCCCGCAGGAGCTCTCGCCCGCCGGCTGGCCGACCAGATCCCCGAGTTCGCGGCCATCTGGGCCGAGCACGAGATCGGGCTCATCCACTCCGATGACAAACGGCTCGATCATCCAGAAGTCGGCGAACTCAGCCTGCACTGCCAGGTGCTTCTCGACCCCGACCAAGAACAGTGCCTGCTGATCTTCACCGCGACGCCCGGCACAGAGAGTTACGAACGGCTTCACCTGCTCAGCGTGATCGGCGCACTGCAACTGAACGAGTCGGCGCTGCTCGACTGA
- a CDS encoding SDR family oxidoreductase — MNNSSEHPNLSGHRVLVPGGTGAVGEGIVRRYLAAGADVLVPTRSQERSDEFRALLGEIATEHLHLVVHDYTTFAGAQDLATQMVARLGGIDDVVAPIGGWWAGKRLWEIDEHDWQSAFVALATTHMAVARAAVPRLSAGGTYTVILGASATWPVPTSGLVSMEQAAVLMMHQVLVAELDGASRAFALVLGPVSTRAVTGESGWVTADQVGLIAAGLSADTAITGQAIRMTEPTEIAAALTLVTTAVPV, encoded by the coding sequence ATGAACAACTCATCCGAACATCCGAACCTCTCCGGTCACCGAGTTCTCGTGCCCGGCGGAACAGGAGCGGTCGGTGAAGGCATCGTGCGCCGTTACCTCGCCGCCGGCGCCGACGTGCTGGTGCCGACTCGGAGTCAAGAGCGTTCCGACGAATTCCGAGCGCTGCTCGGCGAGATCGCCACCGAACACCTGCACCTGGTGGTGCACGACTACACGACCTTCGCCGGTGCCCAAGACCTCGCCACGCAGATGGTCGCGCGTCTCGGCGGCATCGACGATGTTGTTGCTCCGATCGGAGGATGGTGGGCCGGCAAACGGCTCTGGGAGATCGACGAGCACGACTGGCAGAGCGCTTTCGTTGCTCTCGCGACCACCCACATGGCCGTCGCCCGAGCCGCCGTGCCGCGTCTGAGCGCCGGCGGTACGTACACCGTCATTCTCGGAGCATCCGCCACCTGGCCCGTGCCCACCAGCGGACTCGTCAGCATGGAGCAAGCCGCCGTGCTGATGATGCACCAGGTGCTCGTCGCCGAGCTCGACGGCGCCAGCCGGGCCTTCGCGCTGGTGCTCGGGCCGGTCAGCACTCGCGCCGTCACGGGTGAATCCGGCTGGGTGACCGCCGACCAGGTCGGGCTGATCGCCGCCGGGCTTTCCGCTGACACGGCCATTACTGGTCAGGCCATTCGGATGACCGAGCCGACCGAAATCGCCGCCGCCCTGACTCTCGTCACGACCGCTGTGCCGGTGTGA
- a CDS encoding sensor histidine kinase — MTTSAEAAAAAAAAQPAGQSAALPAAQPARQPALHPIKRWLASLSGRITVVTTAVAVLAVLVTAAVAVPLIRASAVDQARTTLAQAADSFAATPVASLALAQRQQRLIGPSGTEVVEIAADGTTTGDGAKYISNALASRALSGQPVSDTVTVGATRVLVEARPTKSGGAVLLARSLDTVYAATGQVIWRLAIALLIGLVLAVLIGTALARWLARPLVAAAATARRLANRDSQAPDLRPAVARSPDLRSPDRQSPDPRSPGLGSAGPRSTVPRSSVTEVADVSDSLERLDQALKSSEARQREFLLSISHDIRSPLTALRGYGEALADGLIQPADVAAVGTTLVAETERLNRFVTDLLELARLEADDFRVDARPTDLGELVRTADAAWRARSAQAGLGLRLELPPASPLTSTLESPTASALTSPGTEAHIVTDPQRVRQIIDGLLDNAVRATPSGGSVIIALRVAEAVTIEVRDSGPGLSAADRAVAFDRGVLRDRYGDSRPVGSGLGLSIASRLAARLGGRLDVAEAPEGGAAFRLVLPRPAEQRAGADGGHRG, encoded by the coding sequence GTGACGACGTCGGCGGAGGCTGCGGCGGCGGCGGCTGCGGCGCAGCCGGCAGGGCAGTCTGCAGCGCTGCCAGCAGCGCAGCCGGCACGGCAGCCGGCACTGCATCCGATCAAACGCTGGCTCGCGTCTCTCTCGGGTCGAATCACCGTGGTGACGACGGCCGTCGCCGTGCTCGCCGTGCTCGTCACCGCCGCCGTCGCCGTGCCGCTCATCCGCGCGTCGGCGGTCGACCAGGCCCGCACCACACTCGCCCAGGCGGCCGACAGCTTCGCCGCCACCCCGGTGGCCTCGCTAGCACTCGCGCAACGGCAACAGCGCCTGATCGGCCCCAGCGGTACAGAAGTCGTCGAGATCGCCGCAGACGGAACGACGACCGGAGACGGCGCGAAGTACATCAGCAACGCCCTCGCTAGCCGCGCGCTCTCCGGTCAGCCCGTCTCTGACACCGTCACCGTCGGTGCCACCCGGGTTCTGGTCGAGGCGCGGCCGACCAAGTCGGGCGGAGCCGTGCTGCTCGCACGTTCGCTCGACACGGTCTATGCGGCGACCGGGCAGGTGATCTGGCGGCTCGCCATCGCGCTGCTCATCGGCCTCGTGCTCGCTGTTCTCATCGGAACGGCACTGGCACGGTGGCTGGCCAGGCCCCTGGTGGCCGCCGCCGCGACGGCACGCCGACTGGCGAATCGCGACAGCCAGGCGCCTGACCTACGCCCGGCTGTTGCGCGCTCGCCAGATCTGCGCTCGCCAGACCGACAATCGCCAGACCCGCGCTCGCCAGGCCTGGGATCGGCCGGGCCGCGCTCGACTGTTCCGCGGTCGTCTGTCACCGAAGTGGCCGACGTCAGCGACTCGCTCGAGCGTCTCGACCAAGCCCTGAAGAGCAGCGAGGCTCGTCAGCGCGAGTTTCTGCTCTCGATCTCGCACGACATCCGCAGCCCGCTGACCGCGCTTCGGGGCTACGGCGAAGCACTCGCCGACGGGCTCATCCAACCTGCCGACGTGGCTGCGGTCGGTACGACGCTCGTGGCTGAGACCGAACGGTTGAACCGCTTCGTCACCGACCTGCTCGAACTCGCGCGCCTCGAGGCAGACGACTTTCGAGTGGATGCCCGCCCCACCGATCTCGGTGAACTCGTCCGCACGGCCGATGCCGCGTGGCGGGCGCGATCGGCACAGGCCGGCCTCGGGCTGCGCCTCGAGCTGCCCCCCGCGTCGCCCCTCACGTCGACCCTCGAGTCGCCCACGGCGTCGGCCCTCACGTCGCCCGGTACTGAGGCCCACATCGTGACCGACCCCCAACGTGTGCGGCAGATCATCGACGGGTTGCTCGACAACGCTGTACGCGCCACCCCCTCCGGCGGCTCGGTCATCATCGCCCTGCGTGTCGCCGAAGCGGTCACGATCGAGGTGCGCGACAGTGGACCCGGCCTGTCGGCCGCCGACCGCGCCGTCGCCTTCGATCGCGGCGTTCTGCGAGACCGGTACGGCGACTCCCGACCGGTCGGAAGCGGCCTCGGCCTCTCTATCGCCTCGCGGCTCGCAGCTCGCCTCGGCGGCCGACTCGATGTCGCTGAAGCGCCCGAAGGTGGTGCCGCGTTCCGCTTGGTGCTTCCGCGGCCCGCTGAGCAGAGGGCGGGCGCAGATGGCGGCCACAGAGGGTGA
- a CDS encoding response regulator transcription factor produces the protein MPFEQAPPQQRGLVMIVEDDPVIADLERLYLRQAGFGVHTESNGERALAEIKRLAPVAIVLDVGLPGIDGITLCRRLRESGDWTPVVFVTARDEEIDRILGLELGADDYLTKPFSPRELVTRLRGILRRTAGVAERRPIEIGAISIDLDERTVRASGVATDLTATEFDLLAYLCQNPGRVFTRDQLLSAVWGQTRYSTARYSGARTVDVHVAQLRSKLGAASPILTYRGVGYSAAAPRGRQ, from the coding sequence ATGCCCTTCGAGCAAGCACCGCCGCAGCAACGCGGCCTCGTGATGATCGTCGAAGACGACCCGGTGATCGCCGACCTCGAGCGTCTCTACCTTCGACAGGCCGGCTTCGGCGTGCACACCGAAAGCAACGGCGAACGGGCGCTTGCCGAGATCAAACGGCTGGCTCCCGTGGCCATTGTGCTCGACGTCGGCCTGCCCGGAATCGACGGAATCACTCTCTGCCGCCGCCTGCGCGAATCGGGAGATTGGACACCCGTGGTCTTCGTGACCGCCCGCGACGAAGAAATCGACCGCATTCTCGGCCTCGAACTCGGAGCCGACGACTACCTCACGAAGCCGTTCTCGCCGCGCGAACTGGTGACGAGATTGCGCGGAATACTGCGGCGCACCGCAGGCGTGGCCGAGAGGCGGCCGATCGAGATCGGCGCGATCAGCATCGATCTCGATGAACGAACGGTACGGGCATCCGGAGTCGCCACCGACCTAACCGCCACCGAATTCGACCTGCTCGCCTACCTCTGTCAGAACCCCGGCCGGGTCTTCACGCGCGACCAACTGCTCTCGGCCGTGTGGGGCCAGACCAGATACAGCACGGCCCGCTACAGCGGGGCTCGCACCGTCGATGTTCACGTCGCCCAGCTGCGCAGCAAACTCGGCGCGGCCAGCCCGATTCTCACCTACCGTGGCGTCGGATACTCCGCGGCGGCACCGCGAGGGCGGCAGTGA
- a CDS encoding SDR family NAD(P)-dependent oxidoreductase, whose protein sequence is MTKWTAVNMPGMTGRTVVVTGGSDGIGLIAAREFARAGARVILAVRNTDKGAKAAASMPGDVEVRQLDVSDLLSVRSFADTFTGDLDVLVNNAGIMDVPLSRTAEGYELQLATNYLGPFVLTNLLLPKITDRVVSVGSQLHHMGKLHLDDLNGLNRPYKGSAAYNDSKLDLMLFSTELQRRLLASGSTVRSMIAHPGIASTSLASHSAAGKVTGALRFLFNDPEHGALPTLFAATQDIPGNSYVGPDGLGHMRGYPAVGMASSAGLDSRTASTLWARTVELTGLTPTI, encoded by the coding sequence ATGACGAAATGGACAGCAGTGAACATGCCCGGCATGACGGGCCGAACCGTGGTGGTCACCGGCGGCTCCGATGGCATCGGGCTCATCGCGGCCAGGGAATTCGCCCGGGCCGGTGCCCGGGTCATCCTGGCGGTTCGCAACACCGACAAGGGCGCCAAGGCCGCTGCGTCGATGCCGGGTGACGTCGAGGTGCGCCAGCTCGACGTCTCCGACCTGTTGTCGGTGCGCTCGTTCGCCGACACGTTCACGGGTGACCTCGACGTGCTCGTGAACAATGCGGGCATCATGGATGTTCCGCTATCGCGCACGGCCGAAGGCTACGAGCTGCAGCTGGCGACGAACTACCTCGGCCCGTTTGTGCTCACGAACCTGCTGCTGCCGAAGATCACCGACCGGGTCGTTTCTGTCGGCTCGCAATTGCACCACATGGGCAAGCTTCACCTCGACGACCTGAACGGCCTGAACCGGCCGTATAAAGGATCTGCCGCCTACAACGACTCGAAGCTCGATCTGATGCTCTTCTCGACCGAGCTGCAGAGACGCTTGCTCGCGTCGGGCAGTACGGTTCGGTCGATGATCGCTCACCCGGGCATCGCCTCCACCTCGCTGGCCAGTCACTCTGCCGCGGGCAAGGTCACGGGCGCTCTGCGGTTTCTGTTCAACGACCCCGAGCACGGGGCTCTGCCGACGCTCTTCGCCGCCACTCAAGACATTCCGGGCAACTCTTACGTCGGCCCCGACGGGCTGGGGCACATGCGCGGCTACCCGGCCGTCGGCATGGCATCCTCTGCCGGCCTCGATTCGCGCACCGCATCCACCCTCTGGGCTCGCACGGTCGAGCTCACCGGTCTCACCCCCACGATCTGA
- a CDS encoding SCO6745 family protein produces MPTERHLARAFWTLFEPIHAVSYFSPQSRQAFADIGLPRYWDGYFAGRAAPLGAVGGAAVVAMFGGFAPALVRRALPAAWSIASPAVVLEARLAGAENALREVVPDEGVVERAAEALAAVAAQVDTIGRPLSAANAALPADPNPYRSLWQSTATLREHRGDGHVIALVTEQIAGLSSIVLRSTIDLDAPTIQKSRGWSDDEWMLEHDALTARGLIAADGRVTAEGEAAVARAEDLTNRLATSPWAGLDSDQRLYVASALWPISAACRQLIPEPNPLAMLPSWNPFDDPEAELVPEAPVSG; encoded by the coding sequence ATGCCCACCGAACGCCACCTGGCGCGTGCATTCTGGACGCTGTTCGAACCGATTCACGCGGTCAGCTATTTCTCACCGCAGTCTCGCCAGGCCTTCGCCGACATCGGGCTGCCTCGGTACTGGGACGGCTATTTCGCCGGTCGGGCGGCACCGCTCGGCGCAGTCGGCGGCGCCGCCGTCGTCGCGATGTTCGGCGGATTCGCTCCCGCGCTCGTTCGTCGCGCCCTGCCCGCGGCCTGGTCGATCGCGTCTCCGGCAGTGGTGCTCGAGGCACGCCTTGCCGGCGCCGAGAACGCCCTTCGTGAGGTCGTTCCCGACGAAGGCGTCGTCGAGCGAGCCGCAGAGGCCCTGGCTGCCGTCGCCGCCCAGGTCGACACCATCGGCCGACCGCTCTCGGCAGCCAATGCCGCACTGCCCGCCGATCCGAACCCGTACCGTTCGCTCTGGCAATCGACCGCCACCCTGCGCGAACACCGCGGCGACGGCCATGTCATCGCCCTCGTCACCGAGCAGATCGCCGGCCTGTCGAGCATCGTTCTGCGCAGCACCATCGACCTCGACGCCCCCACGATTCAGAAGAGCCGCGGCTGGAGCGACGACGAGTGGATGCTCGAACACGACGCCCTCACGGCCCGCGGTCTTATCGCTGCCGACGGCCGCGTCACCGCCGAGGGTGAGGCCGCCGTCGCTCGCGCCGAAGACCTCACGAACCGCCTCGCGACATCACCCTGGGCCGGCCTGGACTCGGACCAACGGTTGTACGTTGCATCCGCTCTCTGGCCCATCTCCGCCGCCTGCCGTCAGCTCATCCCCGAGCCGAACCCCCTTGCGATGCTGCCCTCATGGAACCCGTTCGACGACCCCGAAGCCGAACTCGTACCCGAGGCGCCCGTCAGCGGTTGA
- a CDS encoding ABC transporter permease, giving the protein MGWMNVPGGPGWLGALGGLDWLGGLGGLLGGLDWLGALGGLVPTIVAVVLLAAITVTVLRLSSVPRSTSPFWAILRGSLQLAALSLILSGIISNPWWVALGLVVMFVAAVYTASRRIRASWAQTMAVGTAMLTGNAVVLVIVFTTGAIEFSPRNALAIGGIVIGNTMSIATLTGRSFHASVRDHWEEVEGWLALGARPIESTREIARTAIYSALVPSIDQTKTTGIVVLPGAFVGAIFGGASPLEAGRFQIVVLAGILAAGALTAIILLRLIGAVALKPDAEVFTRRGRRPLASRG; this is encoded by the coding sequence ATGGGGTGGATGAACGTGCCGGGCGGCCCCGGGTGGCTCGGTGCGCTGGGTGGGCTCGACTGGCTGGGTGGGCTCGGTGGGCTGCTCGGTGGGCTCGACTGGCTGGGTGCGCTGGGTGGCCTCGTTCCCACCATCGTCGCGGTTGTGCTGCTCGCGGCGATCACGGTCACCGTACTGCGCCTTTCGAGCGTGCCACGATCCACCTCGCCGTTCTGGGCGATTCTGCGTGGATCACTGCAACTCGCGGCGCTCAGCCTGATTCTGAGCGGCATCATCAGCAATCCGTGGTGGGTCGCGCTCGGCCTCGTGGTGATGTTCGTGGCCGCGGTCTACACCGCATCCCGTCGGATCCGCGCTTCCTGGGCACAGACGATGGCGGTCGGCACCGCCATGCTCACCGGCAACGCCGTGGTACTCGTCATCGTCTTCACGACCGGCGCCATCGAATTCTCGCCCCGTAACGCACTGGCCATCGGCGGAATCGTCATCGGCAATACCATGAGCATCGCGACGCTCACCGGCCGGAGCTTTCACGCCTCTGTTCGCGACCACTGGGAGGAGGTCGAAGGCTGGCTCGCGCTGGGCGCCCGGCCCATCGAATCGACCCGTGAGATCGCCCGCACAGCGATCTACTCGGCGCTCGTGCCGTCGATCGACCAGACCAAGACCACCGGCATCGTCGTGCTGCCCGGCGCCTTCGTCGGTGCGATCTTCGGCGGCGCCTCGCCCCTGGAGGCGGGGCGGTTTCAGATCGTGGTGCTCGCGGGCATCCTCGCTGCCGGGGCGCTCACCGCGATCATCCTGTTGCGATTGATCGGCGCCGTCGCCCTCAAACCCGACGCCGAAGTCTTCACGCGCCGCGGCCGCCGGCCTCTCGCGTCTCGGGGCTAG
- a CDS encoding SDR family oxidoreductase translates to MIDTADAASVETAAAEVKSRFPQTNVLITVAGIMMPENVLTADFLATAENTVHTNLLGPIRLIAAFSEFLAGQVDATIMTVSSGLAFVPLPFTPTYNATKAAIHSFTQSLRVQLAGTSVQVIELVPPAVRTALMGQEESATAMPLEDFLAEVMTILQTQPDNDEILVENVKFLRYAEARGTHNQVLEHLSGH, encoded by the coding sequence GTGATCGACACGGCCGATGCCGCGTCGGTCGAGACTGCCGCTGCGGAGGTGAAATCGCGATTTCCGCAGACGAACGTGCTGATCACCGTGGCCGGAATCATGATGCCCGAGAACGTGCTCACCGCCGATTTTCTCGCGACGGCCGAGAACACCGTGCACACGAATCTGCTCGGCCCGATCCGCCTGATCGCCGCATTCAGCGAGTTTCTGGCGGGTCAGGTCGATGCCACGATCATGACGGTCTCGTCGGGGCTTGCGTTCGTTCCGCTGCCGTTCACTCCCACGTACAACGCGACGAAGGCGGCCATCCATTCATTCACTCAGAGTCTTCGGGTTCAACTGGCCGGCACCAGCGTTCAGGTGATCGAGCTCGTACCGCCTGCCGTTCGCACCGCCCTGATGGGGCAAGAAGAATCGGCTACCGCCATGCCGCTCGAAGATTTTCTCGCGGAGGTGATGACGATTCTGCAAACGCAGCCCGACAACGATGAAATTCTTGTCGAGAACGTGAAGTTCTTGCGCTACGCAGAAGCGCGCGGCACTCATAACCAGGTGCTGGAGCATCTCTCGGGCCACTGA